A genomic stretch from Enterobacter oligotrophicus includes:
- a CDS encoding NAD(P)/FAD-dependent oxidoreductase: MKKQILIVGSGFSGMWAAVSAARLAEQEGNNGLKIAVLAPAPELRVRPRFYEEKVSSLVAPLTDLFTKLNIEFIAGSAEHIDAKEKTVSYRDANGAKATVSCERLVLATGSQTRRPPVAGLAEYAFDIDQLESARRFEQHLDSLVDRPSTPERNTVVVCGGGFTGIELATELPARLRARFGDETKTNIIVVERGAVIGGRYSEALRKTIEDASNELGIEWRLNSEIEAIDATGVTLKNGERIASSTVVWTAGVEANPLSQQIAGERDTQGRLIVTEYLQVPAHPDVYATGDMAHAKTDDKGNTALMTCQHAIQLGKFAGHNAAASLLNVEPYPYRQVNYVTCLDLGAWGAVYTEGWEQVVKSVRDDAKKIKIAITNELIYPPAADRTLAFAAADPLAKFV, translated from the coding sequence ATGAAGAAGCAAATTTTAATTGTGGGTAGTGGTTTTTCCGGAATGTGGGCTGCGGTGAGTGCCGCGCGACTGGCAGAACAGGAAGGCAATAACGGCCTCAAGATTGCCGTGCTGGCTCCCGCCCCGGAACTGCGCGTTCGCCCACGCTTCTATGAAGAGAAAGTTTCATCGCTGGTCGCCCCGCTCACCGACCTGTTTACCAAACTGAATATTGAATTTATCGCCGGCAGTGCTGAACACATTGATGCAAAAGAGAAAACTGTATCATACCGCGATGCAAACGGCGCTAAGGCAACGGTGTCCTGCGAACGCTTAGTGCTGGCGACAGGCAGCCAGACCAGACGCCCTCCGGTTGCCGGACTGGCCGAATACGCGTTTGATATTGACCAGCTGGAATCAGCCCGGCGGTTCGAACAGCACCTTGATTCGCTGGTCGATCGCCCGTCCACTCCTGAGCGCAATACCGTTGTGGTCTGCGGTGGTGGTTTTACCGGTATTGAACTGGCAACCGAACTCCCTGCCCGCCTTCGCGCACGTTTTGGTGATGAAACAAAGACTAATATTATCGTAGTTGAAAGAGGTGCAGTCATTGGCGGTCGCTACAGCGAAGCGTTGCGCAAAACCATAGAAGATGCCAGCAACGAACTGGGCATTGAATGGCGTCTGAACAGTGAAATCGAGGCTATTGACGCAACAGGCGTGACGCTGAAAAACGGTGAGCGAATTGCATCATCGACGGTTGTCTGGACGGCGGGCGTTGAGGCGAATCCCCTCAGCCAGCAGATCGCGGGCGAACGTGACACGCAGGGCCGTCTCATCGTTACTGAGTATCTGCAGGTGCCAGCACATCCTGACGTTTACGCCACCGGCGACATGGCGCACGCCAAAACAGACGACAAGGGCAATACCGCGCTGATGACCTGCCAGCACGCAATCCAGTTGGGTAAGTTTGCCGGTCACAACGCTGCAGCCAGTCTGTTAAACGTCGAACCCTATCCTTATCGTCAGGTGAACTACGTCACCTGCCTGGATTTAGGTGCCTGGGGCGCGGTGTATACCGAAGGGTGGGAACAGGTGGTGAAATCGGTTCGTGACGACGCGAAGAAGATCAAAATCGCCATTACCAATGAGCTGATTTACCCACCAGCAGCCGATCGCACCCTCGCGTTTGCCGCTGCCGATCCGCTGGCAAAATTTGTCTAG
- the adhP gene encoding alcohol dehydrogenase AdhP yields MKAAVVTQDHQVNVAEKNLRPLKHGEALLKMECCGVCHTDLHVKNGDFGDKTGVILGHEGIGIVKEIGPGVTSLKVGDRASVAWFFEGCGHCEYCNTGNETLCRAVKNAGYSVDGGMAEECIVTADYSVKVPDGLDSAAASSITCAGVTTYKAVKVSDIKPGQWIAIYGLGGLGNLALQYAKNVFNARVIAIDVNDEQLKLAASMGADLTVNSRSEDAAKVIQEKTGGAHAAVVTAVAKAAFNSAVDAVRAGGRVVAVGLPPEAMSLDIPRLVLDGIQVVGSLVGTRQDLLEAFQFAAEGKVVPKVTMRPLEDINAIFKEMEQGQIRGRMVIDLRS; encoded by the coding sequence ATGAAGGCTGCTGTTGTTACTCAGGATCATCAGGTCAATGTTGCCGAAAAAAACTTACGCCCTCTTAAGCATGGAGAAGCGCTGCTGAAGATGGAATGCTGTGGCGTTTGCCATACCGATCTTCACGTAAAAAATGGCGATTTTGGCGACAAGACTGGCGTGATCCTGGGCCATGAAGGGATTGGTATCGTGAAAGAGATTGGTCCTGGCGTCACGTCACTGAAAGTGGGCGATCGCGCAAGCGTGGCATGGTTCTTCGAAGGTTGTGGACACTGTGAATATTGTAATACCGGCAACGAAACCCTGTGTCGCGCCGTGAAAAACGCAGGATATTCCGTTGACGGCGGCATGGCTGAAGAGTGCATTGTTACTGCCGATTACTCGGTAAAAGTACCGGATGGTCTCGATTCTGCCGCTGCCAGCAGCATCACCTGTGCCGGGGTCACCACCTACAAAGCGGTGAAAGTTTCCGATATTAAACCAGGCCAGTGGATTGCGATTTATGGTCTGGGCGGGCTGGGTAACCTTGCCCTGCAATACGCTAAAAATGTCTTTAACGCCAGGGTCATCGCTATCGACGTGAATGATGAACAGTTGAAGCTGGCGGCCAGCATGGGTGCGGATTTGACCGTGAACTCCCGCAGTGAAGATGCCGCGAAAGTCATTCAGGAGAAAACCGGCGGCGCACACGCTGCAGTCGTCACGGCTGTCGCGAAAGCGGCATTTAACTCCGCAGTAGATGCCGTGCGTGCCGGAGGACGTGTGGTGGCCGTCGGCCTGCCGCCGGAAGCGATGAGCCTTGATATTCCACGTCTGGTCCTGGACGGTATTCAGGTCGTAGGGTCGCTGGTCGGCACTCGTCAGGATCTGCTGGAAGCGTTCCAGTTTGCTGCGGAAGGCAAGGTTGTACCGAAAGTCACAATGCGTCCATTAGAGGACATTAACGCCATCTTTAAAGAGATGGAACAGGGCCAAATCCGTGGCCGTATGGTGATTGATTTACGCTCGTAA
- the araJ gene encoding MFS transporter AraJ: MKKTIFSLALGTFGLGMAEFGIMGVLTELAHDTGISIPSAGNMISFYAFGVVIGAPIVALFSSRFSLKSTLLFLVTMCVIGNALFSVSGSYLGLAAGRLISGFPHGAIFGVGAIILSKIAPPGKVTVAVAGMVAGMTVANLVGVPLGTWLGHEYHWRYTFFLIAAFDALVILSVLLWVPKLYDKTETRLTEQFHFLKKPEPWLIFAATMFGNAGVFAWFSFVKPFMVNVSGFSEGGMTIIMMLMGLGMVLGNLMSGKLSGRYSPLRIAATTDLVIVASLLLLFAFGEQKTASLVMGFICCAGLFALSAPLQILLLQNAKGGELLGAAGGQVAFNLGSAIGAYFGGMMITLGFSWSYVTLPAAILSFSAMTSLLLYAHLKVKTRHASERTA, from the coding sequence ATGAAAAAGACAATTTTCTCGCTGGCGCTTGGTACGTTTGGCCTCGGAATGGCTGAGTTTGGCATTATGGGTGTGTTGACGGAGCTGGCGCATGACACCGGCATTTCGATTCCCTCCGCCGGGAATATGATCTCCTTTTACGCCTTCGGCGTGGTGATCGGCGCGCCGATCGTGGCGCTATTTTCCAGCAGGTTCTCATTAAAATCGACGCTGCTTTTTCTGGTGACGATGTGCGTCATCGGTAATGCCCTCTTCAGCGTGTCTGGCTCGTATCTGGGGCTGGCGGCGGGGCGTTTGATCTCAGGTTTCCCTCATGGTGCCATTTTCGGTGTCGGGGCGATTATTCTTTCGAAAATCGCGCCTCCGGGTAAGGTCACGGTGGCGGTGGCCGGGATGGTGGCGGGAATGACGGTGGCCAACCTGGTCGGTGTTCCCCTCGGCACTTGGCTGGGCCATGAATATCACTGGCGTTACACTTTCTTCCTGATCGCTGCGTTCGACGCGCTGGTCATCCTTTCCGTGCTGCTGTGGGTGCCGAAACTTTACGATAAAACAGAAACCAGGCTCACCGAGCAGTTTCACTTTCTGAAAAAACCGGAACCGTGGCTGATTTTTGCCGCCACCATGTTTGGCAATGCCGGGGTGTTCGCCTGGTTCAGCTTTGTTAAGCCGTTTATGGTCAATGTGTCTGGCTTCTCCGAAGGGGGGATGACCATCATTATGATGCTGATGGGGCTGGGCATGGTGCTCGGTAATCTTATGAGCGGGAAACTATCCGGCCGTTATAGCCCGCTGCGCATCGCCGCGACGACCGATCTGGTGATTGTCGCTTCACTGCTGCTGCTCTTTGCTTTCGGTGAACAGAAAACGGCCTCGCTGGTGATGGGCTTCATCTGTTGCGCCGGGCTTTTCGCGCTCTCTGCACCGCTGCAAATTCTGCTGCTGCAAAATGCAAAAGGGGGCGAACTGTTAGGCGCTGCCGGAGGGCAGGTGGCGTTTAATCTGGGAAGTGCGATCGGTGCGTATTTTGGCGGGATGATGATCACCCTCGGTTTTAGCTGGAGCTATGTCACGTTACCCGCGGCTATCCTGTCGTTTTCCGCGATGACCTCACTGCTGCTTTATGCCCATCTGAAAGTAAAAACTCGTCACGCGAGTGAACGCACGGCATGA
- a CDS encoding RrF2 family transcriptional regulator, protein MAFYSSGVEYGIHSLMCMVDARGNEREMSVREMAALQGVPYDYLGKIFTRLSRAGLVISTEGKGGGFKLARPAELISVLDVAHAIDGEKNMFECREVRQRLAVFDDAPPAWVCDGPCGVRSVMDSAQQRMEEELARHTILDLARKMYRKAPDTFQIEVQEWIADRRSAS, encoded by the coding sequence ATGGCTTTTTACAGTTCCGGTGTGGAATACGGCATCCATAGTCTGATGTGTATGGTGGATGCCAGAGGCAACGAACGTGAGATGAGCGTCCGGGAAATGGCGGCCCTGCAGGGTGTGCCATATGACTACCTGGGAAAGATCTTCACCCGTTTGTCGCGTGCCGGGCTGGTGATCAGTACCGAAGGCAAGGGCGGTGGTTTTAAGCTGGCGCGTCCGGCGGAGTTGATCTCCGTACTGGATGTGGCGCATGCCATTGACGGAGAGAAGAATATGTTTGAGTGTCGGGAAGTGCGTCAGCGGCTGGCCGTATTTGACGACGCTCCTCCGGCGTGGGTGTGTGACGGCCCGTGTGGTGTGCGCTCGGTTATGGACAGCGCACAGCAGCGGATGGAAGAGGAGTTAGCGCGCCATACTATTCTCGACCTGGCTCGCAAAATGTACCGCAAAGCGCCGGATACCTTCCAGATTGAAGTACAGGAGTGGATTGCAGACAGACGCAGCGCGTCCTGA